A single Loxodonta africana isolate mLoxAfr1 chromosome 24, mLoxAfr1.hap2, whole genome shotgun sequence DNA region contains:
- the FAM110A gene encoding protein FAM110A: MPVDTLAPGSPATPALPFRLRTKVPGYLLRRPADGGARKPSAVERLEADKAKYVKSLHVATTRQEPVQPLLSKQPLFSPGTRRTVLTPSRRALPGPGRRPQLDLDILSSLINLCDSPVSPVEASRIPGRAEGTRQDLPATPPRPPPSTAAVRRVDVRPLPASSAQPCPSPGSAAASSPARPPGLQRSKSDLSERFSRAAADLERFFNFCGLDPEEARGLGVAHLARASSDIVSLAGPSAGPGSSEGGCSRRSSATAEDRARDRVPYGVSVVERNARVIKWLYGLRQARETPAVEC, encoded by the coding sequence ATGCCTGTGGACACACTGGCCCCTGGGTCCCCAGCCACCCCGGCCCTACCTTTCCGCCTGCGAACCAAGGTCCCTGGCTACCTGCTGCGGCGGCCAGCAGATGGTGGAGCCCGGAAACCTAGTGCTGTGGAGCGCCTGGAGGCGGACAAAGCCAAGTATGTCAAGAGCCTGCACGTGGCCACCACCCGCCAGGAGCCCGTGCAGCCCCTGCTGTCCAAACAGCCACTCTTCAGCCCTGGGACTCGCCGCACAGTGCTCACGCCTAGCCGCAGAGCCCTACCCGGCCCTGGTCGCCGGCCCCAGCTGGACCTCGACATCCTTAGTAGCCTCATCAACTTGTGTGACAGTCCCGTGTCCCCTGTTGAGGCCAGCCGGATCCCTGGACGGGCAGAAGGAACCCGTCAAGACCTTCCAGCCACCCCCCCACGGCCACCACCCAGCACGGCTGCGGTCCGCCGAGTGGATGTCCGCCCCCTGCCCGCCTCATCTGCCCAACCTTGCCCATCGCCAGGCAGTGCTGCCGCCTCTAGCCCTGCCCGGCCACCCGGTTTGCAGCGCTCCAAGTCGGACCTGAGTGAGCGCTTCTCCAGGGCAGCAGCTGACCTTGAGCGCTTTTTTAACTTCTGTGGCCTGGACCCAGAGGAGGCACGGGGACTGGGTGTGGCCCACCTGGCGCGGGCCAGCTCAGACATTGTATCTCTGGCTGGGCCCAGTGCTGGGCCAGGCAGCTCTGAGGGGGGCTGCTCCCGTCGCAGCTCTGCCACCGCTGAGGACCGGGCCCGGGACCGTGTCCCCTATGGCGTGTCGGTGGTGGAGCGCAATGCCCGCGTGATCAAGTGGCTGTATGGGTTGCGGCAGGCAAGGGAGACCCCGGCGGTGGAGTGCTAG